A region from the Rhodothermales bacterium genome encodes:
- a CDS encoding HAD hydrolase-like protein gives MKLLLFDIDGTLLTTNGAGRPAVEAALSHVAGFPVSTEGVSFSGKTDPQILREVLTRNGADDALLNGRFADVVEAFRATMHDLFDPAETDALDGATALVDRLHGDDRFQLALLTGNLQEMAYLKVGAIGFDDGHFPFGAFGSDHEDRNALPAIARQRALAHTSRAYGDADVIIIGDTPRDIECGRLGGCRTIAVATGRYDRAALAEHDPDVLLDSLTDAEAFIASIVA, from the coding sequence ATGAAGCTCCTCCTCTTCGACATCGACGGCACGCTCCTCACCACGAACGGCGCGGGCCGCCCCGCCGTCGAGGCCGCCCTCTCCCACGTCGCCGGGTTCCCCGTTTCGACCGAGGGCGTCTCGTTCTCCGGCAAGACCGACCCGCAGATCCTCCGCGAAGTCCTCACCCGCAACGGCGCCGACGACGCCCTCCTGAACGGGCGGTTCGCCGACGTCGTCGAGGCGTTCCGGGCGACGATGCACGACCTCTTCGACCCGGCCGAGACCGACGCGCTCGACGGCGCCACCGCGCTCGTGGACCGGCTCCACGGCGACGACCGCTTCCAGCTCGCCCTCCTCACGGGCAACCTGCAGGAGATGGCGTACCTCAAAGTCGGCGCGATCGGGTTCGACGACGGGCACTTCCCGTTCGGCGCCTTCGGCAGCGACCACGAAGACCGGAACGCGCTCCCGGCGATCGCGCGGCAGCGGGCACTCGCCCACACCAGCCGCGCCTACGGCGACGCCGACGTGATCATCATCGGCGACACGCCGCGCGACATCGAGTGCGGGCGCCTCGGCGGCTGCCGCACGATCGCCGTCGCCACCGGCCGCTACGACCGCGCCGCCCTCGCCGAGCATGACCCCGACGTCCTTCTCGACAGCCTCACCGACGCCGAGGCGTTCATCGCGTCTATCGTGGCCTGA
- a CDS encoding fructosamine kinase family protein: MPDLPNAVVDRLRPHVGDIRRSEPVGGGCIANAMRIEAGGTRYFLKWSGGEAGQTFEAEAAGLRALRNAASPLLVPDVMATWNADDTGPGALLMGWIEPGRTDAAFWERFGEALAALHRSTPADGRYGFERDNFIGRTPQPNAWRMTWPNFFRSQRLEPQIALARSRGGWRERWNAPAERLLDRLPEWLPVSPPASILHGDLWSGNFLPASDGCAALIDPATYYGHRETDLALTELFGGFDRRFYDAYRAAWPLEPGYAARREVYNLYHLLNHLNLFGAGYAGQVERTLRRFA; the protein is encoded by the coding sequence GTGCCCGATCTCCCCAATGCCGTCGTCGACCGTCTCCGCCCGCACGTCGGCGACATCCGTCGGAGCGAACCGGTAGGCGGCGGCTGCATCGCGAATGCGATGCGGATCGAGGCGGGCGGCACACGCTATTTCCTGAAGTGGAGCGGGGGCGAAGCCGGGCAGACGTTCGAGGCCGAAGCCGCCGGGCTCCGTGCGCTCCGCAACGCCGCCTCCCCGCTACTCGTCCCCGACGTGATGGCGACGTGGAACGCGGACGACACAGGCCCCGGCGCACTCCTGATGGGGTGGATCGAGCCGGGCCGGACCGACGCGGCGTTCTGGGAGCGGTTCGGCGAGGCGCTCGCAGCGTTGCATCGGTCCACGCCCGCCGACGGGCGCTACGGGTTCGAGCGCGACAACTTCATCGGCCGCACGCCGCAGCCGAATGCGTGGCGTATGACGTGGCCGAACTTCTTCCGCTCACAGCGCTTGGAGCCGCAGATCGCGCTCGCCCGATCACGCGGCGGATGGCGCGAACGGTGGAACGCCCCCGCCGAGCGGCTGCTCGACCGGCTCCCCGAGTGGCTGCCCGTGAGCCCACCCGCTTCTATCCTCCACGGTGACCTGTGGAGCGGCAACTTCCTGCCGGCGTCCGACGGCTGCGCCGCACTCATCGACCCTGCGACGTACTACGGCCACCGCGAGACCGACCTCGCCCTGACCGAACTGTTTGGCGGGTTCGACCGGCGGTTCTACGACGCATACCGCGCGGCGTGGCCGCTGGAGCCGGGCTACGCCGCGCGGCGCGAGGTGTACAACCTCTACCACCTGCTCAATCACCTCAACCTCTTCGGCGCGGGCTACGCCGGGCAGGTGGAGCGCACGCTGCGGCGGTTCGCGTGA
- a CDS encoding low molecular weight protein-tyrosine-phosphatase yields MSDPSRLAHDPLAPESTATEPTTPPNPIRVLFVCMGNICRSPLAEGYFRKLLEDEGLADRFEVDSAGTGAWHVGEMPDARMRSTARGRGLRIDDLRARQVQRRDLYDYHHVFVMDKTNLHDTLALDPDGDHGTRVRLFREFDPNPETYQVPDPYTGGRQGFENVYDIVERTSRAILDRLKAAYGLD; encoded by the coding sequence ATGTCCGACCCCTCCCGCCTCGCCCACGACCCGCTCGCGCCCGAATCTACCGCGACGGAGCCGACCACGCCCCCCAACCCGATCCGCGTGCTCTTCGTCTGCATGGGCAACATCTGCCGGAGCCCGCTCGCCGAGGGGTATTTTCGCAAGCTGCTCGAAGACGAAGGGCTCGCCGACCGTTTCGAAGTCGACTCGGCGGGCACGGGGGCGTGGCACGTCGGCGAGATGCCGGACGCGCGGATGCGCTCGACGGCGCGGGGCCGCGGCCTCCGCATCGACGACCTCCGCGCCCGGCAGGTCCAGCGCCGCGACCTCTACGACTACCACCACGTGTTCGTGATGGACAAGACGAACCTCCACGACACGCTCGCCCTGGACCCCGACGGCGACCACGGCACCCGCGTCCGGCTCTTTCGCGAGTTCGACCCCAATCCGGAGACGTACCAGGTGCCCGACCCCTACACCGGTGGACGGCAGGGGTTCGAGAACGTGTACGACATCGTCGAGCGCACGAGCCGCGCCATCCTCGACCGGCTGAAGGCGGCGTACGGGCTGGACTGA
- a CDS encoding PEGA domain-containing protein codes for MLPPPDVPVSFWLRPLVLGAVVAGILLVALLLLFLRDDPSDTEITPEELAILMAEPPPPSDLPPLWSTPTRPSDLRLRTEPAGAAVQLNNEWIGTTPVELDGIQPGFYTLRIAKPDHVARDTAFYLASGASIDLTLRLRSTLPEPSLVEPTPSRSDPLASARPDRTVEEAPRSVQQRGRPAGGGGPPLDFDVASPEEVRQVTHTGSLTITSNPPGAIVLVDGVVMGRAPLSLNELSPGSYVVTLTLPGIVPLSYQAEVMAQSVAVVKGDFSVLVDN; via the coding sequence GTGCTCCCGCCGCCCGACGTTCCCGTCAGCTTCTGGCTCCGCCCGCTCGTCCTGGGTGCCGTCGTCGCCGGCATCCTCCTCGTCGCGCTCCTCCTGCTCTTCCTTCGGGACGACCCATCCGACACGGAGATCACGCCCGAAGAACTCGCCATCTTGATGGCCGAGCCGCCCCCACCGAGCGACCTCCCGCCCCTCTGGTCGACGCCGACCCGGCCCTCCGATCTACGCCTCCGCACGGAGCCGGCAGGAGCGGCGGTCCAGCTCAACAACGAGTGGATCGGCACGACGCCGGTCGAACTCGACGGGATTCAGCCGGGGTTCTATACGCTCCGCATCGCGAAGCCCGACCACGTAGCCAGGGATACCGCGTTCTACCTCGCCAGCGGTGCATCGATCGACCTCACCCTCCGGCTCCGCTCCACGCTCCCCGAGCCTAGCCTCGTAGAGCCGACGCCCTCCCGTTCAGACCCACTCGCTTCCGCCCGTCCCGATCGCACCGTGGAGGAAGCACCACGGAGCGTGCAGCAGCGTGGGCGCCCTGCGGGTGGAGGGGGTCCCCCGCTCGATTTCGATGTGGCGTCGCCCGAGGAGGTCCGTCAGGTGACGCACACGGGATCGCTCACGATCACGTCTAACCCGCCCGGCGCGATCGTCCTCGTCGACGGCGTCGTAATGGGGCGGGCTCCGCTTTCGCTCAACGAACTCAGCCCCGGGTCGTACGTCGTCACGCTTACGCTGCCGGGCATCGTGCCGCTCTCGTATCAGGCCGAGGTGATGGCCCAGTCCGTCGCCGTCGTCAAAGGCGACTTCTCCGTCCTCGTCGACAACTGA
- the dxs gene encoding 1-deoxy-D-xylulose-5-phosphate synthase, translating into MPHAASLTPGPLLAQIDTPADLRALSEDQLPQVCRELRDYIIDVVAVHGGHFGASLGVVELTVAAHYVYDTPRDLLVWDVGHQAYGHKILTGRREAFPTNRKYGGLSGFPKRSESEFDTFGVAHASTSISAALGMAKARDLKGSGERVVAVIGDGAMTGGLAFEGLNNAGTAKTDLLVVLNDNRMSIDPNVGALNEYLASIASGKVWNELRDDMWDLFERMKGVGGGTLQRIAARVENGIKATITPGMLFEALGFRYFGPIDGHDVEGLVHRLRDMKDLKGPILLHTLTVKGKGFAPAEADQVKWHASGSPFDKVTGKSLAVATPNGKKPPKWQDVFGHAMIDLAKQDERVVGITAAMPSGTSLKYMLDEMPDRAFDVGIAEMHGVVFAAGLATQGFKPFVAIYSTFLQRAYDGVVHDVALQDLPVVFCMDRAGVAGADGPTHHGALDIPFMRCVQNMVCAAPLDEQDLRDLMFTAAQHDDGPFAIRYPRGSATGMALRDGFEAVEIGKGRKIADGSDLAFVTYGAIGQYVPEARERLRSHGVDAAHYDLRFCKPLDHALLQEVFARFDNVITVEDGVVTGGAGTAVLEWLADHGVAHGEVLRLGLPDDFVEHGSQRELHDEVGIGPDGLVRHALALLGKEQHIEAA; encoded by the coding sequence ATGCCCCACGCCGCCTCCCTCACGCCCGGCCCCCTCCTCGCTCAAATCGATACGCCGGCCGACCTCCGAGCGCTCTCCGAAGACCAGCTCCCGCAGGTCTGCCGCGAGCTCCGCGACTACATCATCGATGTCGTCGCCGTGCACGGCGGGCACTTCGGGGCCTCGCTCGGCGTCGTCGAGCTGACGGTCGCGGCGCACTACGTCTACGACACGCCGCGTGACCTCTTGGTGTGGGACGTCGGGCACCAGGCGTACGGGCACAAGATCCTCACTGGCCGCCGCGAGGCCTTCCCGACGAACCGGAAGTACGGCGGGCTGAGCGGCTTCCCCAAGCGGTCGGAGTCCGAGTTCGACACCTTCGGCGTCGCCCACGCGAGCACGTCGATCTCCGCCGCGCTCGGGATGGCGAAGGCGCGCGACCTCAAAGGCAGCGGCGAGCGCGTCGTCGCCGTGATCGGCGATGGGGCGATGACGGGCGGCCTCGCCTTCGAAGGCCTCAACAACGCGGGAACGGCGAAGACCGACCTCCTCGTCGTCCTCAACGACAACCGGATGAGCATCGACCCGAATGTGGGTGCGCTCAACGAGTACCTCGCCTCCATCGCCTCGGGCAAGGTGTGGAACGAGCTCCGGGACGACATGTGGGACCTCTTCGAGCGGATGAAGGGCGTCGGCGGTGGGACGCTGCAGAGGATCGCCGCCCGCGTCGAGAACGGAATCAAGGCGACGATCACGCCGGGTATGCTCTTCGAGGCCCTCGGCTTCCGCTACTTCGGCCCCATCGACGGCCACGACGTGGAAGGGCTCGTGCACCGGCTGCGGGACATGAAGGACCTCAAGGGGCCGATTCTGCTTCACACGCTGACGGTCAAGGGCAAGGGCTTCGCCCCGGCCGAGGCCGATCAGGTGAAGTGGCACGCCTCGGGCTCGCCCTTCGACAAAGTCACGGGCAAGAGCCTCGCCGTCGCCACGCCGAACGGGAAGAAGCCGCCGAAGTGGCAGGACGTGTTCGGCCACGCGATGATCGACCTCGCCAAGCAGGACGAGCGGGTCGTCGGGATCACGGCGGCGATGCCGAGCGGGACGAGCTTGAAATACATGCTCGACGAGATGCCCGACCGGGCGTTCGACGTGGGCATCGCGGAGATGCACGGCGTCGTCTTCGCCGCCGGGCTCGCCACGCAGGGCTTCAAACCGTTCGTCGCGATCTACTCGACGTTCCTCCAGCGGGCCTACGACGGCGTCGTCCACGACGTCGCCCTCCAGGACTTGCCGGTCGTGTTCTGCATGGACCGCGCGGGCGTCGCCGGCGCCGACGGGCCGACGCACCACGGCGCGCTCGACATCCCGTTCATGCGTTGCGTGCAGAACATGGTCTGCGCCGCGCCGCTCGACGAGCAGGACCTCCGCGACCTGATGTTTACCGCCGCCCAGCACGACGACGGCCCCTTCGCCATCCGCTACCCGCGCGGCTCCGCCACGGGCATGGCGCTGCGCGACGGCTTCGAAGCGGTGGAGATCGGGAAGGGACGGAAAATCGCTGACGGCTCCGACCTCGCGTTCGTCACCTACGGCGCGATCGGGCAGTACGTGCCCGAAGCCCGCGAGCGCCTCCGCTCGCATGGCGTCGACGCCGCCCACTACGATCTCCGCTTCTGCAAGCCGCTCGACCACGCCCTCCTGCAGGAGGTGTTCGCGCGCTTCGACAACGTGATCACCGTCGAGGACGGCGTCGTAACGGGCGGCGCCGGCACGGCCGTCCTCGAATGGCTCGCCGACCACGGCGTGGCGCACGGCGAGGTGCTCCGCCTCGGTTTGCCGGACGACTTCGTCGAGCACGGCTCCCAGCGCGAGCTCCACGACGAGGTCGGGATCGGGCCGGATGGGCTCGTCCGCCACGCCCTCGCCCTGCTTGGGAAGGAGCAACACATCGAAGCGGCGTGA